The Solirubrobacter pauli sequence ATCTCTGCCCGTCCGGAGCCGATCAGCAGCCAGTAGGCGACGGCACCGAGCAGCAGCGCCGCGAGCCGCGCGTCGAGCACGACGCGGCCGCGCCGGAGGCCGAGCACGAGGCCGACGACCGCCAGGACGAGCAGCGAGCGCCCCCAGTTCACGCCGACCGCGCCGCACACCGCGCCGAAGCCGGCGGCGGCCATCTCGAGCCCCCAGCGCATCGCCGCGGACGGTGAGGCGTAGGTGGACTGCGCGTCACCGCCGTAGCCGATGACCGAGATGGCGAAGGCGAGCGCGGGCACGACGACGACCCACAGCCGGGGCAGCGGCCGCGGCTGCGTGAGGATGACGATCGCCACCACCAGCAGGAACGGCAGGCCGATGCCGGCACTGGTGCACGACACCACGAGCGCCAGGCACGTCAGCCAGTCGCGCCGGCGCCCACCGTCGAGCGCGAGCAACGCGGCGACGCCGAACGTCACGGCGCCGATGAAGCCCACCTGGAAGCCCCACATCACGTCCTCCCAGGCGGCGCCCAGGAAGAACATGATCGCCGCGGGGATCAGCGCGAGCCGCGCGCCCACGCGGCGGCGGGCGTAGAAGTACACGAACACGCCGCACAGCAGGTGCAGCAGCGCCACGACGATCCGGTACGGCAGGTAGCTGTCCATCCCGAAGACGGCCAGCAGCAGCTTGTAGCTGGCGACCGGGCCCACCGACGGGTGCTGGTTGTGCGGGGCGAGGAACGTCTCCAGCGAGATCCCGCGCCGGTGCAGCAGGAAGGCCCACTCGTCGCCGAAGAAGAACAGGCCGCGGCCCGCGCGCAGGATGACGACGAACGCCAGCAGTGCCAGCAGCGCCAGCACGACGCTGGGCGCGCGCGGGTGCAGCCAAAGGCGCTCGGCCTTCAGCCGGACGCGGTTCAGGGCATGGGTACGGGACGCCGAAGGGGTCGACATGCGGTGTGCGAGTCTAGGGCGCATGGCCCATCGCGTCCTGATCACCGGCGGCAGCGGGTTCGTGGGTGCGAACCTGTGCATCGGCCTCGCCGAGCGGCATCCCGACTGGGAGATCGTGGCCTTCGACAACCTCAAGCGCCGCGGCTCGGAGCTGAACCTGCCGCGCCTGCGCGCGGCCGGCGTGCGCTTCGTCCACGGCGACGTGCGCTCGCCCGGCGACCTGACGGCGCTGGCGAAAGTCGACGCGATCGTCGAGTGCAGCGCCGAGCCGAGCGCGCTGGCCGGCGTGCACGACTCACCCGACTACCTCGTCCAGTCGAACCTGTTCGGCGCCTACCACTGCCTCGAGCTGGCCCGTCGCGACTCCGCGCAGGTCGTCTTCATCTCGACCTCGCGGGTGTATCCGTACGGCGCGCTGGACGCGCTCCCGTTCCGCGAGGCCGAGACCCGCTTCGAGCTGACGGACGCCGCCGGCGTGGCGGAGGACTTCCCGCTCGAGGGTGCGCGCACGCTCTACGGCGCGACTAAGCTGGCCGCCGAGCACCTCGTCACCGACTACGCGGCCGTGCTGGGCATCCCGACCGTGATCAACCGCTGCGGCGTCATCGCGGGGCCGTGGCAGATGGGCAAGGTCGACCAGGGCGTCTTCACCTACTGGGTGCTGGCGCACCAGACGCGGCGTCCGCTGAGCTACATCGGCTACGGCGGCGTCGGCAAGCAGGTGCGTGACCTGATCCACGTCGACGACGTCGTCGACCTGATCGACCGGCAGCTCGGCGCGCCGGAGGAGTGGGCGGGGCGGCTCGTCAACGTCGGCGGAGGCCGCGAGATCTCGCTGAGCCTCGCCGAGACGACGGCGCTGTGCCGTGAGCTGACCGGCAACGAGGTCCCGGTCGGGGTGGCCGGCAGCGACCGTCCGGGCGACGTCCGCGTGTATCTGACTGACGCGTCGCGGCTGTATGCGCTCACCGACTGGCGGCCGCAGCGTGACGCTGCGGACACGCTGGAGGACATCGCGCGCTGGGTGCGCGACAACGAGGCGCTCGTCGTTTCGGCGCTGGCAGGCTCGTAGACTGGGGCCCGATGTCCACCGTGATCGTCACTGGATCCGGCGGGCTGATCGGTTCCGAAGCTGTGACGCATTTCGTGCGTGCGGGCCACAACGTGGTCGGCATCGAGAACGACATGCGCTCGCGGTTCTTCGGCCCTGACGCCTCGACCGGCCGCACCACCGACCGCCTGCGTGAGCAGTTCAGCGCCGAGTTCCGCAGCGAGGAGCTGGACATCCGCGACGCCGACGGCGTGCTGCGGCTGTTCCAGAGCATCGGCAACGACCTCGCCGCCGTGATCCACACCGCCGCGCAGCCCAGCCACGACTGGGCCGCGTCCGATCCGCCGACGGACTTCGGCGTCAACGCCAACGGCACGATGAACCTGCTCGAGGCGACCCGCAAGGTCAAGCCGGACGCGACGTTCATCTTCACGTCGACGAACAAGGTCTACGGCGACACGCCGAACCGCCTGCCGCTCGTCGACATCGGTGAGCGCCTCGAGCTGCCCGAGGATCACCACTACTTCGGCGGCATCGACACGTCTATGTCGATCGATGGGTGCATGCACTCGCTCTTCGGCGTGTCCAAGGCCGCGGCGGATCTGATGGTCCAGGAGTACGGCCGCTACTTCGACATGCCGACGGTCTGCTTCCGCGGCGGCTGCCTGACGGGTCCGCAGCACGCGGGCACGCAGCTGCACGGCTTCCTCAGCTACCTGATGAAGTGCACCGTCGCCGGCGACCCGTACACGGTCTTCGGCTACGACGGCAAGCAGGTCCGCGACAACATCCACACCAACGACGTCAGCGCCGCGATGGAGGCCTTCCACAAGGCCCCGCGCCCCGGCGCCGTCTACAACCTCGGCGGCGGCCGCGGGCACAGCTGCTCTATGCGCGAGGCGATCGCCGCCTGCGAGCGCATCTCGGGCAAGACGCTGGACTGGACCTACTCCGACCAGGCGCGGATGGGCGATCACCGCTGGTGGATCAGCGACCTCAGCCGGTTCGAGGCCGACTACCCGGAGTGGCAGCAGTCCTACGACCTCGAGTCGACGCTGCAGGAGATCCACGACGCCAACGTCGAGCGCTGGAGCGCCGCCACGGCCTGATGAAGCTCTCCGTCGTCATCCCCGCCCACAACGAGGCCCTCGTGATCGAGCCGACGCTCCGCGGCTTGATCGACGTGCTCGACAGCGAGGTCGACGACTACGAGCTGGTCGTCGTGGACGACAACTCGACCGACGGCACCGCGGACGTCGCGCTGGCCGTCGGCGGGCCGGTCCGCGTCGTCACCAACGAGCCGCCGCACGGCTTCGGCTTCGCGGTCCGCAAGGGCCTGGACAGCTTCGAGGGTGACGCCGTCGTGCTCGTGATGGCCGACGGCTCGGACGACCCGCGTGACGTCGTCCTGTACTACCGCGTGCTGCAGGCGGGCTACGACTGCGCGTTCGGCTCCCGGTTCATGCCGGGCGCGGTGGTGCGCGACTACCCGCCGCTGAAGCTGTGGATCAACCGGATCGTCAACCAGGGCATCCGGCTGCTGTTCCGCCACGGCTACAACGACACGACGAACGCCTTCAAGGCCTACCGGCGCGAGGTGATCGAGAACGCGCAGCCGCTGCTCTCGCACCACTTCAACCTCACGGTCGAGCTGCCGCTGAAGGCCGTCACGCGCGGCTTCAGCTACGCGATCGTGCCGACGTCGTGGACGAACCGGGCGGCGGGCGAGTCCAAGCTCGCCCTCAACGAGATGGGCAGCCGGTACCTGTTCATCGTGCTCTACGTCTTCCTCGAGCAGCACCTGAGCCGCGGCGACTACCGGCGGCCGCAGCGCGCGGCGGCCGAGCGCCCCGCGCGGCTCGCGCCGCCGGAGCAGGGAGGGCGGGACCGGCGGCTGCGACGCGCCGCGGGAGCCCGCACGCGCCGGCCGTGATGCGCTGGGTCCGGCGCTGGCTCGGCCTGGCGGTCTCCGTCGTCTCGCTCGCCGCCGTCGTCTACTGGATGTTGCAGCAGCCGGCGCCCGAGCTGCCCTCGAGCGCGGAAGGGCTGGCGTGGCTGTCGCTCTCGCTCGTGATGACGCTGGTCGCGCTCGCCCTGCGCGGCTGGCGCTGGCACCGGATCATGGTGCTCGCGCACGTGCCGCACGCACGCAGCGACGCAATGGCGTTGACCGCCGTGGCTTACATGGGCAACAACGTCCTGCCGGCGCGCGGCGGCGAGATCCTCAAGATCGGGATCCTCGGAGCCCGCTCGGACGCGCGCCGCCGGGAGATCCTCGGCACGGTGCTCGCCGAGCGCCTGCTGGACGCGATCGTGCTCGCGGGGCTGTTCGTCGTGCTCAGCCTGGGCCTCGCCGACTCGCCCGCCGGGCGCGGCACGGCGGCGCTGATCGGCGCCGGGCTCGTGCTCGGCTTCGTCGCGCTGGCCGTCTACCTCTACCTGCGCCGGACCGGGCGCTTCGAGACGTTCGCCGCGACGATCCGGCCGGTGGCGCGCGCGCTGCGGCTGTTCGCGCACCCGTCCGGCATCCCGGTCGTCGGCCTCAGCGTGGCGATCTGGGTGCTCGAGGGCCTCAACCTCGTCGTGATCGCGCAGTCGCTGTCGCTCTCGCTCTCGCTGCTGGACGGCGTCCTGGTCATCACGCTCGCGTCGCTCGCGGCCGCGATCCCCGCCGCGCCCGGCTTCGCCGGCACCTACGACTGGGGCATGATCCTCGGCCTCAAGGCGGCCGGGATCACCGCGGGAGCCGCCTCCGGCATGCTCATCCTCAGCCGCTTCATGTACTTCGTGCCGCCGACCGTCGTCGGCTTGATCGTGCTGATCAGCCGCTACGGCGGGCTGAGCACCGCCCGCCGCATCGCCCGCCGGTCGAGCGCCTCGACCGGCCTCGAGCCGGCCTAGCGCCGCGCCGCGCGGGCACGCACGCGGCGGCCGAGCTCACGCGCGAGCTCGCGCGCCGGGATGCGCGTGCGGTCGAGCCGCTCGACCGCGACCTCGAGCTCCGCGATCCGCTGATCGCGCGCCGCGACCTCGCGGTGCAACCAGCGCGCGGTCTCGTGCAGCTCGGGCACCTGACCCGCCGCATCGCGGAACTCCACCTCGCGCGCGCCGAGCACGCCGTCGGCGAGCGGACGTTCGAGCGACGCGTTCAGGTGCTTGCGGATCGCGGCCTCGGCCGAGGCGTCGCCGACCTCGATCTCCGACAGCAGCCGTGCCTCTTGCGCGCAGATCCACTCCAGGTCGGCCGCGCGACCGCGCAGCCCACCGTCTCGAGCCAGCGTCGTGAACACGTCCCGCGTGGTGACGCACCCGTCGGGCCACGCCTCGGGCGGCCGGCGGTCGACGAGCATGAAGACGGCGTTCAACAGCCCGCGCCCGAGCGCGAAGTCCACCCCGAGCTCCCGGTGGAACCACTCCTCGTCGATCGTCACGAGGCTGCGCTCGGTGGCGCCGAGGACATGCTCGGGCGAGATGTCGACGTTGACCGCGTCGCCGGTGCCGGCCGTCGCTTCGACGTGCCCTCGCCAGAGCGAGACGAGCGCGGGCAGCGCCGCGGCCGACGCGGTCTCCATCTGCTCGAGCAGCGGCCGGCCGCTGCGGAAGGCGCTGTCGCGCGGCGCGTGCTCGAGTGCGGAGGCCTCCGCGGCGTCCGCGAGCCGCCGACGGCGCAGCTGTCCCGAGGAGACCACCTCGGTCTGGGTCAGGTAGGGCGCCGCGCGCTCCGTCGACCAGGCGGCCGCTTCGCGCTCCTCCGGCCACAGGTCCGGCTGGCCGTCGGCGGTCGCGACCACCAGGAACGAGTTGGCGAACTGCCCGCCGAGCCGGCCCTCGACGAGGCTCCGCCAGAGGTGGTACTCCGACGCGAGGCGTGCGCGGGGGTGCGGCGAGCCGGTGCTGGGGAAGCGCGGGAAGCGCCATGCGAGCGGGCGGCGCGGGCCGTCCAGGAGCCGGTCGTGGAAGACGAACCGGGC is a genomic window containing:
- a CDS encoding glycosyltransferase family 2 protein gives rise to the protein MKLSVVIPAHNEALVIEPTLRGLIDVLDSEVDDYELVVVDDNSTDGTADVALAVGGPVRVVTNEPPHGFGFAVRKGLDSFEGDAVVLVMADGSDDPRDVVLYYRVLQAGYDCAFGSRFMPGAVVRDYPPLKLWINRIVNQGIRLLFRHGYNDTTNAFKAYRREVIENAQPLLSHHFNLTVELPLKAVTRGFSYAIVPTSWTNRAAGESKLALNEMGSRYLFIVLYVFLEQHLSRGDYRRPQRAAAERPARLAPPEQGGRDRRLRRAAGARTRRP
- a CDS encoding NAD-dependent epimerase/dehydratase family protein, which codes for MAHRVLITGGSGFVGANLCIGLAERHPDWEIVAFDNLKRRGSELNLPRLRAAGVRFVHGDVRSPGDLTALAKVDAIVECSAEPSALAGVHDSPDYLVQSNLFGAYHCLELARRDSAQVVFISTSRVYPYGALDALPFREAETRFELTDAAGVAEDFPLEGARTLYGATKLAAEHLVTDYAAVLGIPTVINRCGVIAGPWQMGKVDQGVFTYWVLAHQTRRPLSYIGYGGVGKQVRDLIHVDDVVDLIDRQLGAPEEWAGRLVNVGGGREISLSLAETTALCRELTGNEVPVGVAGSDRPGDVRVYLTDASRLYALTDWRPQRDAADTLEDIARWVRDNEALVVSALAGS
- a CDS encoding NAD-dependent epimerase/dehydratase family protein, whose amino-acid sequence is MSTVIVTGSGGLIGSEAVTHFVRAGHNVVGIENDMRSRFFGPDASTGRTTDRLREQFSAEFRSEELDIRDADGVLRLFQSIGNDLAAVIHTAAQPSHDWAASDPPTDFGVNANGTMNLLEATRKVKPDATFIFTSTNKVYGDTPNRLPLVDIGERLELPEDHHYFGGIDTSMSIDGCMHSLFGVSKAAADLMVQEYGRYFDMPTVCFRGGCLTGPQHAGTQLHGFLSYLMKCTVAGDPYTVFGYDGKQVRDNIHTNDVSAAMEAFHKAPRPGAVYNLGGGRGHSCSMREAIAACERISGKTLDWTYSDQARMGDHRWWISDLSRFEADYPEWQQSYDLESTLQEIHDANVERWSAATA
- a CDS encoding lysylphosphatidylglycerol synthase transmembrane domain-containing protein — protein: MRWVRRWLGLAVSVVSLAAVVYWMLQQPAPELPSSAEGLAWLSLSLVMTLVALALRGWRWHRIMVLAHVPHARSDAMALTAVAYMGNNVLPARGGEILKIGILGARSDARRREILGTVLAERLLDAIVLAGLFVVLSLGLADSPAGRGTAALIGAGLVLGFVALAVYLYLRRTGRFETFAATIRPVARALRLFAHPSGIPVVGLSVAIWVLEGLNLVVIAQSLSLSLSLLDGVLVITLASLAAAIPAAPGFAGTYDWGMILGLKAAGITAGAASGMLILSRFMYFVPPTVVGLIVLISRYGGLSTARRIARRSSASTGLEPA
- a CDS encoding class I SAM-dependent methyltransferase, yielding MRFASSDTDTPLRRLDLKRQAGALRLGDAEGSWLDGAEAEIRDELLAVDDRSAVSPELIRRARRTWETRYHFSPARANVMRALDLEGLTVLEVGAGCGAVTRYLGETCANVDALEPNGVRAGVAALRCEDLDSVEVFHGSLEDVPLEPVYDAVVMVGVLEYVGGSAGWDDRVRFLRDAAARVRPGGSVVCAIENRLGAQYLAGAPEEHVAQPFAGLEDYPRSGPARTFDRPTIERLFREAGLQTTVLGLFPDYKFARFVFHDRLLDGPRRPLAWRFPRFPSTGSPHPRARLASEYHLWRSLVEGRLGGQFANSFLVVATADGQPDLWPEEREAAAWSTERAAPYLTQTEVVSSGQLRRRRLADAAEASALEHAPRDSAFRSGRPLLEQMETASAAALPALVSLWRGHVEATAGTGDAVNVDISPEHVLGATERSLVTIDEEWFHRELGVDFALGRGLLNAVFMLVDRRPPEAWPDGCVTTRDVFTTLARDGGLRGRAADLEWICAQEARLLSEIEVGDASAEAAIRKHLNASLERPLADGVLGAREVEFRDAAGQVPELHETARWLHREVAARDQRIAELEVAVERLDRTRIPARELARELGRRVRARAARR